In one window of Actinomycetota bacterium DNA:
- a CDS encoding transposase — translation LNEILCRWNYVYNYVRPHQSLGYLTPMEFLKAWMEESKDRDGVFTM, via the coding sequence GCTCAACGAGATCCTTTGCAGATGGAATTACGTGTACAATTACGTGAGACCACACCAGAGCCTGGGTTATCTCACCCCCATGGAGTTCCTGAAGGCGTGGATGGAGGAGAGCAAGGATAGGGATGGAGTGTTCACCATGTAG